Proteins co-encoded in one Babylonia areolata isolate BAREFJ2019XMU chromosome 5, ASM4173473v1, whole genome shotgun sequence genomic window:
- the LOC143281947 gene encoding uncharacterized protein LOC143281947 — MDPPMSTQTALSICSPGNKFGPYKSPQTLLGDCSQSDKTAPCEVPKKAVKKCSQGDKTGPCELPQMAFNESSQGPGDEIGPCEMPKIAVSDCSQRDESESTLPLSPQTRVSDCSHGDESESTLSVSPKAPLSDSSQGDEEQEPQTSVIEKAFKSEEHFRIQQKFEELHWEISTALEERVNQGKNLEPYMDSLLASHDEVRKRLQNHKRHLCHLVELYHEHQMDILKTQYNHLLQQTLLVKTEAMNYEASLADLQNQASDHLVKMERGTEADTPQLGLMTRDLQHIREMFEFLSQWKPAGPVPRQVVTADLPEVGIGDLHGLMGTVDLSEDMDHHSDLPVPGQQCLAGKSWEQLVLGDAPTPNVAVSEHVLDNLTVNTDMTVNRHLHSRMMTSKRRPVLHEEHHATKEYIASVRKKGPVQKKQKVKKGPLTAEKKAQGREMIQSISRDMQATRVSQHSAAQTHQWVSITTPPGSSPVVVSRQGSVPTAIAPMPGGRVWVLYRNEQIMDMLDESGKVCYSTRIGRCPFLLAPYGATDVLVAHGSPKSLMLYAKGQNCYVLFGRFEYKSIAATTSGIAVCSANRVFWVPVEGKMNWIKVYGGPNKLHSFSSLTIMMYKGKHVICVADKRGVVYFFQQETSDTFTAYPPFGFEKGMKSGSRKQKKRPFTPVCVSCHPTGFLAVLDAASDSVYIINTRKMFESGLTGSQCVTSVISADKLCCGVPLLIAFAVGDREEEDPKLWVGTKSELCLTPLIFLPW; from the exons ATGGACCCACCCATGTCAACTCAAACAGCTCTCAGCATATGTAGTCCTGGAAATAAGTTTGGACCATACAAGTCACCCCAAACTCTTCTTGGTGACTGTAGTCAGAGTGATAAGACTGCACCATGTGAGGTGCCCAAAAAAGCTGTCAAAAAATGTAGTCAGGGAGATAAGACTGGACCATGTGAGTTACCCCAAATGGCTTTCAATGAAAGTAGTCAGGGACCAGGAGATGAGATTGGACCATGTGAGATGCCCAAAATAGCTGTCAGTGACTGTAGTCAGAGAGATGAGTCAGAAAGTACACTGCCTTTGTCTCCTCAGACACGTGTTAGTGACTGCAGTCATGGAGATGAGTCGGAAagcacactgtctgtgtctccaaaAGCACCCCTCAGTGACAGTAGTCAGGGAGATGAGGAGCAAGAGCCCCAGACCAGTGTAATTGAAAAAGCTTTCAAGTCAGAGGAACACTTTAGGATACAACAGAAGTTTGAGGAGCTTCATTGGGAGATTTCTACAGCTTTAGAGGAGCGTGTGAACCAAGGAAAGAACTTGGAGCCCTACATGGACTCGCTGCTGGCAAGCCATGATGAG GTGAGGAAGAGGCTGCAAAACCACAAGAGGCACCTTTGCCATCTGGTAGAACTTTACCATGAACATCAGATGGACATCCTCAAAACTCAGTATAACCACCTGCTGCAGCAGACCCTTCTAGTTAAAACAGAG GCCATGAACTATGAAGCCAGCCTGGCGGACCTGCAGAACCAGGCCAGTGATCATCTGGTgaagatggaaagagggacagaggctGACACACCCCAGCTTGGTCTTATGACCAGAGATCTGCAGCACATCAGAGAGATGTTTGAGTTTCTCTCTCAGTGGAAGCCAGCAGGGCCG GTGCCAAGACAGGTGGTGACGGCTGATCTTCCTGAAGTGGGCATTGGTGACCTGCATGGTCTGATGGGCACTGTGGATCTCTCAGAGGATATGGACCACCACTCTGATCTCCCTGTGCCCGGACAGCAGTGCCTAGCTGGGAAGTCTTGGGAACAACTTGTGCTTGGAGATGCCCCCACACCaaatgttgctgtgtcagaacaTGTGCTTGACAACTTGACAGTGAATACAGACATGACTGTGAACAGACATTTACATTCTAGAATGATGACAAGCAAAAGGAGACCAGTTCTGCATGAGGAACACCATGCAACGAAAGAATACATCGCTTCTGTGAGGAAGAAAGGCCCTGTgcagaaaaaacagaaagtaaaaaaaggcCCACTGACTGCTGAAAAGAAGGCACAGGGGAGGGAGATGATTCAGTCCATCAGCAGAGACATGCAGGCCACAAGGGTGTcccagcacagcgcagcacagacTCACCAGTGGGTGTCCATCACAACGCCGCCGGGATCTTCCCCTGTCGTGGTGTCAAGGCAGGGCAGTGTGCCCACAGCCATCGCCCCCATGCCTGGCGGCAGAGTGTGGGTACTGTATCGAAATGAACAGATCATGGACATGCTGGATGAGAGTGGGAAGGTGTGCTACTCTACCAGGATAGGACGTTGTCCTTTTCTCCTTGCACCCTACGGAGCGACAGATGTCCTTGTGGCTCATGGCAGTCCAAAATCCCTCATGCTGTATGCCAAGGGACAAAACTGCTATGTACTGTTTGGGAGATTTGAGTACAAGTCCATAGCTGCAACAACCTCAGGAATCGCTGTTTGCTCTGCTAACAGAGTCTTCTGGGTTCCTGTGGAGGGGAAAATGAACTGGATCAAAGTGTATGGAGGACCAAACAAGCTGCACAGTTTCTCCTCTCTGACCATAATGATGTACAAAGGCAAGCATGTAATCTGTGTGGCAGACAAAAGAGGTGTGGTCTATTTTTTTCAGCAGGAAACTTCAGATACCTTCACAGCCTACCCTCCTTTTGGCTTTGAGAAAGGGATGAAGTCTGGGTcgaggaagcagaagaaaagaCCTTTCACTCCAGTGTGTGTCTCATGCCATCCCACTGGATTTCTGGCGGTGCTGGATGCAGCCTCAGACAGTGTTTACATCATCAACACCAGGAAAATGTTTGAGTCCGGTCTGACAGGGTCCCAGTGTGTCACATCTGTCATTTCTGCAGACAAGCTTTGTTGTGGTGTGCCTCTGTTGATTGCTTTTGCtgtgggagacagggaggaggaggatcccAAGCTGTGGGTGGGAACCAAGTCAGAGCTCTGTCTCACTCCCCTTATCTTTCTGCCCTGGTAG